The genomic segment AAAAAGGGCATGGCGCACTAAGACAGCTCGCCTTATGGATCAAACATCGTCAGCACGACGATCATAATTCGACACCACTCCATCATTACACAAGACAGAGATAATTAAACATGCCATCCAAGCCAAGAAAGTCAAACAAAAATCACAGAGATCGTTAAACCTTCAACAGATTCTCAAGAAATAGCCAAAGGTAGTTAGTTACGCATCAAAACAAGATTAAGACAGCAATATCCACAACAAAACTGGATCTGGAAGTAACTCCGGATTAGGAACACGACCAAAAACCTATGTGACACTGAAGAGCAAAAACACGGTTCCAAACTTAAGTAAACTACGCAAAACACATTCACTCAAACGCCTAACTTAGCAAACTATACAAAAAGCTTGTTCTCTCGCTTAGCTTTTATAAAGATGACACCTTTGCAATCCCCTGTTTCAGATTTTTATACCTAACAGCTCAAAGTTTCATACTTTGTTCCCTTACAATAACAACAAAGTGAAATCACAATCTCAAATGATAAAATCAGATACCATAGCAAACGAATCGCAATCACAATGTTAAGAGAAGGGGAAGAAGAGCGGTTACGCACCGATCATTTTCCCGATGAGCGTGAGCTCGTCCTGCGCCTCTTCGATGAGCTCCTCGACTTGACCGCAGCCGAGGCGCTTCTCGATCGCCTCCcagtcttcctcttctttgcAGACGTTGAGACGGTGGCGCGTGAACGATTCCACCGCCTTGCGGTATCCTTCGTCCTCCGGCACGGCCTGGATCTCCTTTAGGGTTTTGCTGTAGAGATCGATCAGCACCGCCCTCGCGTTCGGCACGACGTCGAGACCGACGATCCCAGTCGTCTGCTTCACTTTAGCCAGTAGTGGCCGTCCGATTGCGCGAAGGAACA from the Raphanus sativus cultivar WK10039 unplaced genomic scaffold, ASM80110v3 Scaffold3918, whole genome shotgun sequence genome contains:
- the LOC130507026 gene encoding probable NADH dehydrogenase [ubiquinone] 1 alpha subcomplex subunit 5, mitochondrial (The sequence of the model RefSeq protein was modified relative to this genomic sequence to represent the inferred CDS: added 138 bases not found in genome assembly), which produces MFLRAIGRPLLAKVKQTTGIVGLDVVPNARAVLIDLYSKTLKEIQAVPEDEGYRKAVESFTRHRLNVCKEEEDWEAIEKRLGCGQVEELIEEAQDELTLIGKMIEWDPWGVPDDYECEVIENDAPIPKHVPQHRPGPLPEDFYRTLEGLISESKTKIPAAAAAATTSTDPQLKE